ACGAATCCCAGCCCGGCCCCCTCTACTTACAGGGCGACCACGGCCCGGTAGAGTTTCGTAACATCGTGATTACTCCGTTGGTGAAGGATTGAGCGGCCGCGGTTTGGTGCTGTGCGGCATGTTCGTTCTTAGAGCAGTCTGGGAGATGGCTTTGTTAGAAATCGGATTCGCCCCAATCGAAGCAACTGCTGAGGCGTGTCCGGCGCCTCGTCGGACTTAGTCGAGATTCATAAGTACGTGAAGCACATCGTTTGTACGTCCGGGACAGCCGCCTAGCGTTTAGGGGTTAGTGCCGTCCTAATTCTCTTGAGGACCGACTCCATAGCGGAAAGCTGGTGTTCCCAAACTCTCAACACCCGCCAGCCATCTTGTTTCAATTGAGCAGTCGTCTTCACATCCCGAGCACGATTGCGCTGGACCTTTGCGTCCCAATAATTCGTATGCGACGACGGTCTTCTGTAGCACTTAGGACAGCCATGCCAATAGCAGCCATCTACAAATAGAAGTACGCGTTCGTGTCGGAACGCAAAGTCAGGTTTCCCGAAAATGTCGGATGGATTCAATGTCCAGCCACGAATGCCAGCCCGGATCAGACACGCACGGAGCCGCCATTCAGTTGACCGATTCCGTTGGGATCGTACTTGCGCCATCACCCTTGAGCGGGTCTCCGGGGACACCGTATCCATCTCAGACCTCTTCGCCGGGTTCTACGGTAGGAACGACGCCACCAATCTCGTTATACCTCTGTGTAGCAAGCCGCTCAAGACGCAGAGCTTGCGTCATAAGCGTGCGACGAAGCCCCTTGGATACCTTGCGCTCACTGATGACTCGTGCGAGAGCGGCGATAGTCGTAGCACGTCTCGCTATTCGCACGTCCGGGTGTTTGCGCTGTTCGTACAGGTTGTCAGGAATGATGCCTGACCGGGTGGATGGTGGGAGTTCAATTAGGTCGGTAGGCGCTATGTCGCCCTCGTTCAGTACAGCACCGAAGCTGGATTGGCTCAATACATGCTGAAAAACCGTGTATTCGGCGGCATTCAATATCCTCTTCGCCTCACGATCTTTCTTGTCCTTTCCCTGCAACTCCCACAACGGCCACACCTCAATTTCCGCCACTTCAAACGGGTCTAACACATTCATCGCTACTGCGTCAGTGCGCTGGTTCGTGAGATGCCGCCCAATACGCACCTGCAACATCTCGTTTGTCTGACCGACATAAATCGGCTCACGATCGTAATCGTAGAAGGCGTAGACGCCCCATATCGCCTTGCCAATCTTTTCCCCGTTGGAATCGGTCGTATCCAAGAACGACCGGATTTGCAGTCGAATGGCGGCTACGTCCTGCGAGACGCCCTGCGGTCCATTCTCGTTTTCTTGTGGCGGCATTAAGCCGCTATCATAACCTGATTGGTGGCGGCGATTGGAGTCAGCAGATGAGCGCTCAACCATCGCACAACGGGAACCGCTAGTCCGTCACCGAACAGATGGTATGCCTCGTTGTATTTGGTTGGCAATGCATAGTCTTCAGGAACACCCATCAACCGTGCGGCTTCTCGTGGAGAGAGCAAGCGTGACCGCACCCGGTGACCGTCGACCACCACGATGGTCTGTCTACTTGAGCCGCCAACTGGTGTCCTGAGACAACCCGAGATTTGATCAAACCGAATCTCGGCTCTCTGCACCATTACGCCTGCTTCGTTTGGTCTGCTGCGCCTGTAAACGGTGCCGACAATCCGTCTCCCGAGGTGTTGCGCTTTCTTCAACTTCTGCAAGTGCAGGGGAGACATGAGGCTGATAAGCCGTTCTGTTTGTTCTTGGCTGTGCCAGCCTACGCCCGTGGGTTCGTCTTCGATGATGGTGCTGAATGCTGGAACCGGAGTTGTTGGAGCAGGAAGCCACCACCACACCCAAGAATTCTGTACACGACTGGACAGGTGTGAGTGCGCCATCTGCAGAGAAGGTGTATGCCAAGGTTCAGAGGCAGCGGGAAGGACGTGGTCTTGCACTTCGGTTGCGGAATGGACGGCGACGATAAACAGTCTAGGCCGGGAGTGAGGCAGGAAGCGCACTGCGTCAATCACCAGCGCACCCACTCGATATCCTTCGTCTGACAAAGCGCCCACGATTGCAGCGAAATCTCGCCCGTCGTGTGACGTGAGAGTGCCGATCACGTTTTCCAGAACCACGATCTGTGGAACCCGACCAATGCTGATGATCCCACGCATAAGCCTCCAAAACGGCTTGAACGTGCCGCTCCGGTCACCCGCCAGCCCAGCCCCATTGCCAGCAAGTGACAGATCCTGACAAGGGAAAGATGCCCACACGAGCGTCGGCACACCGGGAAGTTCGTGGGGCTTCAGGTCCGCAACATCGCAGACATGGAGTTCGTTTCCACCACCAAATCTTGCCTTGTACGCAGCGGCCTTCTTC
The sequence above is a segment of the Terriglobales bacterium genome. Coding sequences within it:
- a CDS encoding GIY-YIG nuclease family protein, which encodes MPPQENENGPQGVSQDVAAIRLQIRSFLDTTDSNGEKIGKAIWGVYAFYDYDREPIYVGQTNEMLQVRIGRHLTNQRTDAVAMNVLDPFEVAEIEVWPLWELQGKDKKDREAKRILNAAEYTVFQHVLSQSSFGAVLNEGDIAPTDLIELPPSTRSGIIPDNLYEQRKHPDVRIARRATTIAALARVISERKVSKGLRRTLMTQALRLERLATQRYNEIGGVVPTVEPGEEV
- a CDS encoding DNA cytosine methyltransferase; the protein is MTQESNRLPWYEFFAGGGMARLGLGEEWQCTFSNEWCEKKAAAYKARFGGGNELHVCDVADLKPHELPGVPTLVWASFPCQDLSLAGNGAGLAGDRSGTFKPFWRLMRGIISIGRVPQIVVLENVIGTLTSHDGRDFAAIVGALSDEGYRVGALVIDAVRFLPHSRPRLFIVAVHSATEVQDHVLPAASEPWHTPSLQMAHSHLSSRVQNSWVWWWLPAPTTPVPAFSTIIEDEPTGVGWHSQEQTERLISLMSPLHLQKLKKAQHLGRRIVGTVYRRSRPNEAGVMVQRAEIRFDQISGCLRTPVGGSSRQTIVVVDGHRVRSRLLSPREAARLMGVPEDYALPTKYNEAYHLFGDGLAVPVVRWLSAHLLTPIAATNQVMIAA